The following DNA comes from Candidatus Dependentiae bacterium.
TAAATCTTGCCCGCAAATCACTCATATTTGCCCCATAAGCCAACCAACCGCGTTTGCATACCGCATAGCTCGAAACAATGATCTTCCTCCGTTCTCGTGCAAAATTAGCCAAGAAGAGTTTTTTGCCAATATTACCCTGGCTCAAGTTCAGGCAAGTATCGAAATTAAAAAAATAAATCCAAATGTTAAGGTTTTGGTTTCTCATCAATGGAAGCCTATGAAAACGGCTCACCAAGCTGGAGACCCAAGACAATTGCTAGAAAAAGTCATCTGCCAAATAGCTGACAAGAAATATAACGGCACATTTGTAAGGCTCATCAAGCCTTTTGAAAAACATTTTGATGGTATTGCATTAAGTATTTATCCACCAATTCATTTCAATTTATGGAATCCTGAAGGCAGCAATTGCTCAGGCGTCATAGATGCAAAATCGACACTAGAAGCTATCATTGCAACAAGCAAAGCATTCCCAGGCAAAGATATTTATATCACTGAAACTGGTTGCAATACTCCAAATCCTCAAACAAAAAAAGATTTTATAGATATGACTTTGTACGCTTGTAAACTTGCAAGGGATAAAGGAATTCCAGTAAAAGGTATTTATTTCTGGGGGCATACAAATGATCCATTGTTTTACTCAGAATGGAACTCTGCTCCAGGAACTACGCATTTTGCACCCTTTGATACATTAGACACTACAAACCCTACTGCTTCTATAAATGCTTCGGGGATGCACATCAAAGAGATTATCTCGTAGCGCAAGACTCAGCTCTAAAATAAACGTGTACAAAAAGAATCCTTAATCGTATAATTTTTTTGTTCTAAAATTCTTTTACTTTCAACAAATAAACGACATGCTTTTTGTAAACAAACGACACCTTTGCTACTTCGATTGGATAAGCCTAAGCCTTGTTTTAATTCTTTCAATTATTGGCCTTTCTTTTGTCTTTAGCACCACATGCAAAGATGGAAATATGTCTTTATTTTTCAAAAAACAGTTCTGTGGAATTTTATCTGGAATTGCTATCTATTTTTTTTGCAGCTTTATCGATTATCATACGATTTGCCGGGTTGGTTATTGGCTCTACATTTTAACCATTGGCCTTCTTTTATTTACGCTCATAAAAGGTTCTGTGGGGATGGGAGCACAAAGATGGATAGATCTCGGGCTCATAAAATTCCAGTCTTCTGATTTAGCCAAACTGTTTTTCCCCATGTTTATCACATACTATTTTTTACACGACAATGAAAAAGATACGCAGGCTCAGCACATAACTTATGGAATACCACTGGCTATCATTGGTCTTTGTTTCTTACTTGTCGTCAAACAACCAGACCTTGGAACAGGCCTGGTTATTCTTTTTTCTGGATCATTAATGCTCTGGTTTACTGGACTTGATATGAAGTTCTTTATGGCTGGAGCTTTTTTACTGCTCCTGACAGCTCCAATTTCATGGCACTTTTTAAAGCCGTATCAAAAAAAACGTATCTTAGTTTTTTTAGGAGAGGGAGATAGAAATAAAGAGCGCTACCAAATCGAACAGTCAAAAATTGCGGTTGGCTCTGGTGGACTTTTAGGCAAAGGTTTTGGAAAAGGAACTCAAAATAAATTTTGTTTTTTGCCTGAAAGTAGAACCGATTGTATATTTTCTGTTCTATGCGAAGAGGCAGGATTTATTGGTGCAATATTTGTTTTACTGCTGTACCTTTCACTGTTTTTACAACTCGTTAGACTTATTTCGACTATCTCATCGTTATACCCAAAGCTGATGTGCCTTGGCCTTTTAGCCCCTATTGTTTTTTCAACCATGATCAATATTGGCATGGTGCTCGATTTAATGCCTGTGGTTGGAATCCCCCTGCCATTTATGAGCTATGGAGTTACACACATCTGGACTACTTTTGCCAGTCTTGGCTGCATCAACAGCGTAACTTGTCAAAGATATGCCCAGGATATGTAAAAAAAACACATCCCGGGCAAAATTGTAGTTAGTTCTATTTTTTAAAGTGATTTATAAACTTTATCAGCCTCACCTTTTAAAGAAGCCATTGCAGATCTAAGATAATCACTAATCTCTTTATAGTCATTTTTATCTTCCATATCTGCAGAATCGACTTTACTTTCTGCAATATCTGCTGCCGTCTGACCATCTTTATTTTTAATAGCTAGATTTGATCCTGCATTAACTAATGTTTTTACTGTGTCTAAGCAACCACCAACTACAGCATAATGCAATGGCGTATCACCATCACTATTCTTAACATTTAATTTTGATCCAGAATTAATTAAAGCTTGTGTTACATCTAAATGTCTAAGACCTGCCGCAAAATGTAATGGTATAGTTCCATCACTACTCTTAACATTTAATTTTGATCCAGAATTAATTAAAGCCCTAACTATATCCAAATTTCCATTCTCTGCTGCCATATGTAATGGCGTATAGCCATGATTATCCTTAATATTTACATTTGCACCAGCAGCAATCAAAGCTTTAACAGGACCATAAAAACCATTATCTGCAGCAACATGTAATGGCGC
Coding sequences within:
- a CDS encoding ankyrin repeat domain-containing protein, producing the protein MKKMLFAGFLSMSLGLACDHISKQDLLHKAIETGDIRQVKSLIRKGVDLNASDNYGNFPINIASSNDHVEVIKALIAAGANINKQSNLGGYAPLHVAADNGFYGPVKALIAAGANVNIKDNHGYTPLHMAAENGNLDIVRALINSGSKLNVKSSDGTIPLHFAAGLRHLDVTQALINSGSKLNVKNSDGDTPLHYAVVGGCLDTVKTLVNAGSNLAIKNKDGQTAADIAESKVDSADMEDKNDYKEISDYLRSAMASLKGEADKVYKSL
- the rodA gene encoding rod shape-determining protein RodA — its product is MLFVNKRHLCYFDWISLSLVLILSIIGLSFVFSTTCKDGNMSLFFKKQFCGILSGIAIYFFCSFIDYHTICRVGYWLYILTIGLLLFTLIKGSVGMGAQRWIDLGLIKFQSSDLAKLFFPMFITYYFLHDNEKDTQAQHITYGIPLAIIGLCFLLVVKQPDLGTGLVILFSGSLMLWFTGLDMKFFMAGAFLLLLTAPISWHFLKPYQKKRILVFLGEGDRNKERYQIEQSKIAVGSGGLLGKGFGKGTQNKFCFLPESRTDCIFSVLCEEAGFIGAIFVLLLYLSLFLQLVRLISTISSLYPKLMCLGLLAPIVFSTMINIGMVLDLMPVVGIPLPFMSYGVTHIWTTFASLGCINSVTCQRYAQDM